The following proteins are co-located in the Planococcus plakortidis genome:
- a CDS encoding ABC transporter ATP-binding protein, whose translation MAELAIEQLTKIFDGTEVLKELSLNIAEDEFVAVLGPSGSGKSTLFHLIGGLYEPDAGAILLDGENINGQKGSVSYMPQSPSLLPWRTVLDNVLLGAEIAGHKDRQAAIQMMGKAGLSGYEQSYPHQLSGGMKQRAAFIRSLLSPQPLILLDEPFSALDEFTRSEMQKWLLDIWQHDKRSILFVTHNIDEALFLADRILVLSEKPAQVVTEFKVEFERPRAEALTLSEEFLQYKKDIYKVLKKRTMEETMGS comes from the coding sequence ATGGCTGAATTGGCGATTGAACAATTGACGAAAATCTTTGACGGGACCGAAGTGCTGAAGGAGTTATCATTGAATATAGCAGAAGATGAATTTGTTGCCGTGCTCGGCCCTTCCGGCAGCGGCAAAAGCACCTTGTTCCATTTGATTGGCGGGCTCTATGAACCGGATGCAGGAGCGATCTTGTTGGACGGCGAGAACATCAACGGCCAAAAAGGATCTGTCAGCTATATGCCGCAAAGCCCATCCCTATTGCCTTGGCGCACCGTACTGGACAATGTTTTGTTAGGAGCTGAAATCGCCGGGCATAAAGATCGTCAAGCAGCCATTCAAATGATGGGAAAAGCAGGACTTTCGGGATACGAACAATCCTATCCGCATCAATTGTCGGGCGGCATGAAGCAGCGCGCCGCCTTTATCCGGAGCCTCTTGAGCCCACAGCCGCTTATCTTGCTAGACGAACCGTTTTCCGCGCTGGACGAATTCACCCGTTCGGAGATGCAAAAATGGCTGCTGGATATCTGGCAGCACGATAAACGATCGATTCTTTTCGTCACCCATAATATTGATGAAGCTTTGTTTCTCGCAGACCGCATCCTCGTGCTGTCGGAAAAACCGGCACAAGTCGTCACCGAATTCAAGGTGGAATTCGAACGGCCGAGGGCAGAAGCACTCACTTTAAGCGAAGAGTTTCTTCAATATAAGAAGGACATATACAAAGTATTGAAGAAAAGGACAATGGAAGAAACAATGGGATCATAG
- a CDS encoding TIGR02206 family membrane protein: MDTWFGPRSDYPFELFSVSHLAVLGIAFLGFLCLVLLKDNLSTKDALFQQLRWLLFAALLISEVSYQYWAISHDYWSFNRYMPLHLCGVASITAMLGLVTLHPFWIRVSFFIGIVPAALALVTPDMPYDYQHYRFWKFFVHHTAIAWACLFLALAKPSALTWRSVFSVYGLLLLYAACIGFGVNPQMGSNYLYLSQRPSTVSSLDFFGEGIWYYVNLCLAALALFAVQYGIFRALFKKVPNEKS, translated from the coding sequence ATGGACACGTGGTTTGGCCCGAGATCCGATTATCCGTTCGAACTTTTTTCCGTTAGTCATTTGGCTGTATTGGGAATCGCCTTCTTAGGCTTTCTTTGCTTGGTTCTCCTGAAAGACAACCTATCCACCAAAGACGCTTTATTCCAACAATTGCGCTGGCTATTATTTGCTGCGTTGCTAATCTCTGAAGTGTCATATCAATATTGGGCCATCAGCCACGATTATTGGAGTTTCAACCGCTATATGCCACTCCACCTATGCGGTGTGGCTTCTATCACTGCCATGCTCGGCTTAGTGACTTTACATCCATTTTGGATCCGCGTGTCGTTTTTCATCGGCATCGTCCCGGCGGCTCTTGCCTTGGTGACGCCCGATATGCCATACGATTACCAACATTACCGGTTCTGGAAGTTTTTTGTCCACCATACGGCCATCGCCTGGGCCTGTTTGTTTTTAGCTTTGGCTAAGCCAAGTGCACTCACTTGGCGTTCGGTGTTCTCAGTTTATGGCCTGTTGCTCCTTTATGCAGCATGCATCGGGTTTGGGGTCAATCCACAGATGGGGTCGAATTACCTCTACTTGTCGCAGCGGCCTTCAACCGTTTCGTCGCTGGATTTTTTCGGGGAAGGCATCTGGTATTATGTCAATCTATGTTTGGCGGCCCTTGCCTTGTTTGCAGTTCAGTACGGGATATTCCGGGCGCTTTTCAAGAAAGTGCCGAATGAAAAAAGTTGA
- the cls gene encoding cardiolipin synthase translates to MDWVVALSWTLNALILLNLVLAFVIIFNERRDAGATWAWLLILFFLPIIGFIVYLFFGRHLTNKNFYNLSEDEQSYYSRQVDAQVRRIRDGEEEYDEELLNKYEQLLVMNLQSSKSLVSFYNDTRIFSEGNQKFDTMIEDIGNAQEEVNVQYYIIQRDALGRRLFDALLERAKAGVKVRLLYDAVGSKSLRQSDFNELIEHGGEVEIFFPSKLGFINFRINNRNHRKVCIIDGKIGYIGGFNVGTEYLGEVKKFGYWRDVHLRIEGDVVHHLQDRFVLDWNYANQYQNREDIFCFPVHHVKTFAPMQIVTSGPNSETEHLKNMLIKMISSARREIFIQTPYFIPDKSFMDACKMALLSGVKMNIMIPGKPDHPFVMWGSWSFLGELLEYGADVYLYDRGFLHAKTLTVDGEISTVGTTNLDARSFRLNFEINTLVFNRRIALELESLFESDTADCRKLTKELYAQRDWTIKLREGFARLLSPIL, encoded by the coding sequence ATGGATTGGGTAGTCGCACTGAGCTGGACATTGAACGCATTGATCTTATTGAACCTTGTGCTTGCGTTTGTGATCATCTTCAATGAACGAAGGGATGCGGGGGCCACTTGGGCATGGCTATTGATTTTGTTCTTTTTGCCCATCATTGGATTTATCGTTTACTTGTTTTTCGGCAGGCATTTGACCAATAAGAACTTCTACAATTTAAGCGAAGATGAACAATCCTATTACTCCCGGCAAGTCGATGCTCAAGTCCGACGGATTCGTGATGGGGAAGAGGAGTATGATGAAGAACTCTTGAACAAATACGAACAATTGCTTGTCATGAATTTGCAATCCTCCAAGTCGCTTGTCAGCTTTTATAATGACACGCGAATCTTTTCTGAAGGAAACCAAAAATTTGATACGATGATCGAAGATATCGGCAATGCGCAGGAGGAAGTCAATGTGCAATACTACATCATCCAACGGGATGCGCTCGGCCGAAGATTATTTGATGCTTTGCTTGAGCGGGCCAAAGCAGGGGTCAAGGTTCGGCTTCTGTATGATGCAGTGGGGTCGAAAAGTTTGAGGCAGTCGGACTTCAATGAATTGATCGAGCACGGGGGCGAAGTGGAGATTTTCTTTCCGTCCAAATTGGGCTTCATCAATTTTCGCATCAACAACCGCAATCACCGGAAAGTGTGCATCATAGACGGGAAAATCGGCTATATCGGCGGTTTCAATGTCGGGACGGAATATTTAGGAGAAGTGAAGAAATTCGGCTATTGGCGCGATGTCCACCTTCGGATTGAAGGGGATGTCGTCCATCACCTGCAGGACCGTTTTGTACTGGATTGGAACTACGCCAATCAATATCAAAATCGGGAAGATATTTTCTGCTTTCCTGTTCACCACGTGAAGACTTTCGCGCCCATGCAAATTGTCACGAGCGGCCCGAACTCCGAGACGGAGCACCTGAAAAATATGCTGATTAAAATGATTTCTTCGGCAAGACGTGAAATCTTCATCCAGACGCCGTATTTCATACCGGATAAAAGCTTCATGGATGCATGCAAAATGGCCTTGCTGAGCGGTGTCAAAATGAATATCATGATACCCGGGAAACCAGACCATCCCTTCGTCATGTGGGGATCTTGGTCGTTTCTCGGTGAACTGCTCGAGTATGGGGCGGATGTCTATCTATATGACCGAGGCTTTCTCCATGCCAAAACCTTGACCGTAGATGGGGAGATCTCAACTGTCGGGACCACCAACTTGGACGCCCGCAGTTTCCGGTTGAATTTCGAAATCAATACACTCGTGTTCAATCGCCGGATTGCGCTGGAACTGGAGTCCTTGTTCGAGTCGGATACAGCCGATTGCCGCAAGTTGACGAAAGAACTTTACGCACAGCGTGACTGGACCATCAAGCTGCGCGAAGGTTTTGCCCGCCTATTGAGCCCGATCTTATAA